The nucleotide window CGCGGCCTGCTCGAACACCGCGCCCAGCGCCGACAGCATGCGGCGCATTATGGCGTCCCCTCGAGCGAAGGCGCGGCCTTCAGCGGCGCCGGCGTGGCCGGCACTGCCGGCTTCTGGCTGAACAGCTGCGCCAGGCCCTGGGTAATCTCGCGGCCCAGCCGCGCCGAACGCTTGAACTGCGCCGCGCCCAGCGAGCGCGCGCAGGCCAGCCTTTCGATCACGTCGTCGGCGCTGGCGCTCTGCCGCACCGCGAAATCGCCGCGCCCGCTCAGCTTGAAGAACGACGCGACCTTGGTGTCCCAGACTATGCCGACCGAAGGCACGCCGAAGCTGAAGGCGATGATGTTGGCGTGCATCCGATGCCCGACCATGCTGTGGCAGCCGGCGATGATTGACGCCAGCTCCGCCGGGGTGTCGGGCAGCCTGACATCCACGCCGATCAGTCCCTCCGCGCCCAGCCGGCTGCTGACCGCGGCCGCGGCAAGGTTGTCTTCCTCCGCGCCGTTGGTGAACAGCACCACGCGCTGTCCGCCCTGCCGCAGCTTGTGCACCAGCTCCACGAACATGCCCAGCCCCCCGCCCTGCTCCGATCCGGCGCCGAGGTCAGCGTTGTAGTGCAGCGATTCGACGTCCGAGACGCAGATGCCGACGTCCCAGCGCTTCTCCACCCCGTACTCCGCATACAGCGCCGAACTCAGGATGGCCGGATCGGGAATGATGGCGACGTCGCAGGCCTCGCCCGCGCCAAGGCCGACGATATGGCGCCGCGAGCTTTCATCGCGGACCGAGACGTATTGCGGTGCCGCCAGCGCGAAGAAGCGCGACACCAGGTAGCGCCCCAGGCGCGACCAGCCGGCCGCCACGCCCACCGACACCAGCGCGACCCGCGCGTTCTTGCCGAGGCAGCGGGCAAGCAGGTAGAGCTTGAGCGGGAAGTTCAGGTCCACGTCGCACAGCAACTGGCCGCCGCCGACCACCACCATATCCGCATCGGCGAGTTGCTGCTGCCAGCGGGCGCGCCATTGCCGCCGGTATTTCAGCCAGATCGCAGCGGTCAGCACCGGCACCCGGGCCCAGCCCGGCAGCCGCGAGAACAGCCGCATCAGGCGTCCCTTCTTCAGCGAGTTCTCCCCCAGGCGGGTGCGCCCGGCAATGTCCAGGTAGCTGACCCGGCAATCCGGCACGGCCTGGCGGATCAGGTGGCCCAGCGTTTCGGCGATCACCGCATCGCCGAGGTTGTCACTGTACGGCACCGCGCATATGACGACGTGCTTCATCTTGTTTGGCCGGCAAGGCAGTTAGCAAAGGGATGAGAAACAAGCTGACCGAGGTGAGATGGCGAACATAGCTGCCCAGGTCCGGCTCGAAGATAAACTGCACCAGGATATGCGCAACGACCAGCGTGGCGAACCAGCGGCGCTTGCGCTCGTCTTCGCTCACCGCCGGCGTACCCGACAAGCCGCGCAGCGCCACGCGCAGGATTGCCGCGTGCATCAGCATCATGGCCAGATCGACCGGCGCGCGGAAGCTGATCACCGGCAGCACGAACATGACCGCAGCGTACAGGTAGTTGATGAGGAAGTTCACACCGGACGTGGGCGGATACAGGTTCCAGATCATGGTGCGGTTGTCGCTGCCGATGCTCAACGCATAGTTGTTCGAGATATCGCGCGGCGACTGCAGGATGTACAGGATCTCGGACGGCGCCACCAGGATCGCGCCCAGCACGCAGGCCAGCACCAGCGCCTTCCACGCCGGCGACAGCCGCGCCGACACACGGATGCCAAGCGCCAGCACCAGGATCATCGCGTAGTAGTTGCGGATGAAGAGCGCGTAGCACCCATACAGCACCATGGTCATCACGACCAGCCCGCGCCACGACACGCCGCGCGCCATCCCGGCCATGACCAGCACGATCGACATCGCGATCACCACGGTCTCCTTGCCGGGCGACAGCAGGTTCAGCAGCATGCAGGGCAGCACGAACAGCCAGCGCGTGGCCAGGTCGCGCAGGCTCGCCACGCGGCTCGACGCCATCGCCACGTAGGCCACGCCGACCGTGGCGGTGACCACGTTCACATACTCCGCCCCGAACACCGAAAACACCCTGGCGGTCGCGGCGAACGAATCGTCAAGGTCGGTCGAGCCGCTGACCAGGAATTCCAGCATCTTGTTGGAATCGGTGACCCATTTTTCCGGCAGCGCGTCGCGGCCGAAGAAATAGACCGTCAGGTACAGCAGGCTCAGCACCAGGCTGGCCACGGTGGCCAGCCCGCGCTCGGCCAGGATCCAGTCGCGGTCCAGTCGCGCGGCGTGCATGGCTTACGCCTTCTCGCTCTGCGAGTAGCCGTAGTAGGCATAGCGGTAGCGCCCGTACTTGGAGCCGTAGCCGTAGCGGAACGCGTTGGGATCGAGGCCGTTGAAGATCACGCCCTTCACGCTGACCTTCACTTGCCCCAGCTGCTTGGCACACTCCGAGATCTCGCCGATCGAGCTCTTGGCGAAGCGCGTGACCAGGAACACCGTGCCGCAACGCTCGGCCAGGATCGCGGCATCGGCGACGGCCAGCACCGGCGGGGAATCGATCATCACCATGTCATAGCGCGCGCTGAGGTCTTCCAGCAACCGCACCATGCGCTCCTTCAGCATCAGCTCGGCGGGATTGGGCGGGATCGTGCCGGTGCCGATAAAGTCCAGTCCCTGCACCACGTCGCGGTGGATCACGTCTTCCAGCGCCAGCTTGCCGGCCAGCACGTCCGACAAGCCCGGCTCGCGGTCCTTGCCGAAGTACTGGTTCAGGTAGCCCTTGCGCATGTCGGCGTCGACCAGCAGCACGCGCTTGCCGCCCGACGCCATCAACGCGGCCAGGTTGACCGAGACGAAGGACTTGCCCACGCCCGCCGTTGCACCGGTCAGCAGCACGCGGTTGTTGGGCGCGTCCAGCATGGCGAACTGCAGCGAGGTGCGCAGGCTGCGCAGGCTTTCCACCGAAGGCTCGTTGGGGAAGCGGTCGGCCAGCAGGTAGTGGCCGCGCTTGCGCGCCTGGATGTCCTTGCTGAAGGTAAGCTGGTGCTCGGACTGGGGCACGGTGGCATAGACGTTGAGGCCGGTATGTTCCTCGATGTCCTTGGGATCGGTAATGCCGCCATAGAGCGCGTTGCGGACAAAGGCGACCACCGCCCCGGCGAGCACGCCCAGCACCGCGGCCAGCACGATCACCAGCGCCTTCTTCGGCTTGACCGGCTCTTCCGGAACCGGCGAGCTGTCCACCAGGCGCACGCTGCCGACCTTGCCCGCCTTCACCAGCTTGAGCTGCTGCATATTGTTCAGCATGCCGACATAGAGGTCGTTGTTGACCTGGACGTCGCGCATCAGCCGCACGGTGTCCTGCTCCAGGTTGGGCAGGGTCTTGACCCGGCCGGCGACCGTTCCCGCCTTGGCGGCAAGCGCGGCAATCTGCTTGTCGACCGCCTGCATCGACGGGTGGCCGGGCGCGAAGCGCGTCACCAGCTCGGCGCGCTTCTGCTTCAGTTCCAGCAGCGAGGTTTCCGCGGTCACGCTCTCCTGCAGGAAGGCCTTGCCTTCTTCGCTGAGGTTGAAGGTGCCGCGCTCGTTGCGCATGGCGTTGTACTTCACTTCGGCGCGTTCGAGTTCGCCCTTCAGCTGCGGCAGCAGGTTGTTGAGGAACAGCAGCGATTTTTCCGCCTCGGCGGCCTTGCGGTTGATGTTCTGCGCCACGTACTCGTCGCCGATCTCGTTCAGGATCGCCGCGGTAAGCCTGGCGTCGTTGCCTTCCAGCGAGGCCCCGATCACGCCGCTCTGCTTGCCCTTCTCCGCGATATTCAGCTGCTGCTGCAGCTGCTCCAGCGTCTTCAGCCGCGACTGGCGCACCAGGTTGAAGGCAACGCCGGGCTTGGCCTTCAGCGCCGTCACCAGCAGCCGGATCTCGCCGACCGCATGATGGGCCTCGATGGCTTCGCCGACGCGGCCGACGATGGGCTTGTCGAGGCTGCCCTGCTCGAGCCGGTAGCGGCCATCGCCCAGGCTCACCAGCACGAAGGTCTCGCCCTGCAGCATCTCCGGCACGTCGAAGGTCGGCACCTCGATCGCTTCCGCGCCCCAGGCATAGCCGCCCATGCCGAACAGGCCGGGCTCGGACAGCCCCTTCGACTGGCTGGCGATCCACGGTCCGACCAGCGGAAAGTACTTGGGCTTGGCATCGATGTAGAGCCGCAGGTTGTCGACCGCCTTGCCGACCACCATGCGCGAGCGCAGGATCTCGATTTCCGCGGTCGCCTGCGTCTTGACGTCGAACAGCGAAGAGACGTCGCCCAGCAGGCCGTTGGGGCTGTTCTGGCTGTCCTCGACCTGCACCAGGATGTTGGCCTCGTACACCGGGCGCGCCAGGAACGCGTAGGCAACCCCAAGCGCCAGGATGGAAAAGGCGATGGCCGCGATCAGCCAGCGGTTCGACACCAGCACGTCCAGGTAGCGAACGACGGCGATCTCGTCCGACTGGGCCGGCGCCGCGACGGGAAGATAAGTGGACTGGTTCATGGCAGGCAGCACAGTATCGGTTTAACCCAGGGCCCGGATGCGCGGCACCCAGGACTCCACGCCGCGCTGGATCAGCTGCAGCGCGTTCTCGAATGCCGCACGCGGCTGGCGGTAAGGGTCTGGCACATCGAACTTGTCCAGCTCGCCCAGGCGGAACACGCGTCCGGTGGTGGCCGGATGCAGCCGCCGGATTTCCTGCCGCTGCGCGCCGTCCATCACCAGGATCAGGTCCGCGCGCCGGATCAGCACGGGATTGAGCTGCTGGGCCCGGTGCCCGGAAATGTCCACGCCCTGGCGGCTCATCAGATCCACCGCATGCGGATCCGCCGCGTGCCCGGCGAGCGCGCCCAGGCCGGCCGACACCACCTCGCCCTCGGGCAGCGCCTGCCTGAGCAGGCCCTGTGCCATCGGGCTGCGGCAGATATTGCCGATGCAGACCACGAGTACGGTCTTGATCATTTGACTGCGTTCGCCGTGGAGGTGAAGAAATTCCCGCTCGGCACCAGCTGGTTGATCACGCGGCTCCAGCGCACCACGCCCGCGGCATCGACATAGACCACGTCGCGCGGCTTGAGCTCGAACGCCTCGGCCAGCGCAAACGAGACCGGCGACTTGCCGTCGAGGTGGAACACCTCGGCCTGCCCGTCGGCGGCCTTGCGGATCACGTACAGTTCCTTGGCGTTGGCGGAATTGGGGTTCAGGCCGCCGGCCTCGCCGATCGCTTCGCTGAGCGTGAGCCGGCCGTTGCGCGGCATCACCGGCGTCGGCCGCACGACCTCGCCGGTCACGAAGACCTTGCTGTCCTCGCGCTGCTCCACGCGCACGATATCGCCGTTGCGCAGCAGGATGCGCGCCGGGTCGATGCCTTGCTGCAGCAAACCCGGCAGGCTGACGTAATAGGTCTTGCCCTCGCGCGAGATGCGGATGCGGCTGTTGTCGCCGGTCAGCACATTGATGCCGCCGGCGCGGTTGAGCGCCTCGACCAGCGTCATCGGCACGTCGTCGATATTCTGCGGGCCCGGCGTCTTGACCTCGCCGTCGAGGTACACACGCTTGCTGCGAAACGCCAGCACGCGCACGGTGACCTGCGGCATCGTCACCACCGGCTTGAGCTGGGTGCTGAGCTGCCCACGGATCTGGTCCGGCGTCTGGCCGAGCACCTTGAGCACGCCGGCATAGGGAAACTGGATGGTCCCCGCCGGACTGACCACGTAGCCGGGAATGTTGGCCGCACCGCTGTAGCTGGGGATCTCGTAGGCAGCGCCGATCGAGTAGGTCTGCGTGGGGAATACCAGTTCCGGGTGGTCCCACACCACGATCGAGAGAATGTCGCCGATGCCCACGGTATAAGGCCCGGGCTCGCCGAACAACGCTTCGACGCCGGCGTTCACGGGCGGCGTGGCGGCCTTCAGCGTACGCACCAGCGCCGGCGTGATCTGCGTGACTTTGGGCACCGACTCCGGGTCCTCCGGATCCAGCGGGCGCTGCGGGTCGAAACGCATGCCCGGCGCCAGCGCGCACGATGCCAGCAACGGAACGATCCCCAGGCACATGGCGGCCCTGCCAAACCTCAAGCTGCTTGAAAGCTTTAGCACTCTCGATGATTCCCTTGTTTGCAAGAAGACCCGCATGGCCCGCCGCCACCCTGCCGCAGCGCGCAGCGCGCAGCGGTGACTCCGCTGGTTCGACATGGCACCCGGGGTGCCTGTCCGCTTGTTTGCATGGCCGCGGAACTGAACCTGGCGGTGTTGACTGGTTGTGCCCGGCGCGCTGGGCGCGCTCTTTTCTGCACTGCGTCATCCGCAAATGACCGGCGAAGTTTATGGCTCGCGGGACTACATCTTCAAGGCGCGGCCGGCGTTTTTACCAAGTTTCCGATCCCCCCATCGGAGTGGAAACGAATTCCGTCCCAACGCGTGAGGGGTACCGCGGGTGGTGCGACGCAGCACAATCGCGGGTGGCACCCCGTGCCGACTTAAGGGTGTAGGCGATTGATTCCCTGTTGCGCCTACACCCTCTTTCTTTGCCGCGGACGAACGGTCGACCATCGCCGCAATCGGCTCGATCGCCGCCATCGCCCCGAGCTTTGCCGAACCTTTGAAGGGAACCACTGAAATGACAAGTCGCGTTAGCAAGGCCGTCTTCCCGGTCGCAGGCCTGGGCACCCGCTTCCTGCCGGCCACCAAGGCCAGCCCCAAGGAAATGCTGCCGGTGGTGGACAAGCCGCTGATCCAGTACGCCGTGGAAGAAGCCATGGCCGCCGGCATTACCGAGATGATCTTCGTCACCGGCCGCTCCAAGCGCGCCATCGAAGACCATTTCGACAAGGCGTTCGAGCTCGAGGTGGAACTCGAAGCCAAGAACAAACGCGCCCTGCTCGACGTGGTGCGCTCGATCAAGCCGGCCAACGTCGAATGCTTCTACGTGCGCCAGTCCGAAGCGCTGGGCCTGGGCCACGCGGTGCTGTGCGCGGCCAAGCTGGTCGGCGACGCCCCGTTCGCGGTAATGCTGGCCGACGACCTGATCGACGGCACCCCGCCGGTGATGAAGCAGATGGTCGACGCCTACGACCACTACAACTGCTCGGTGCTGGGCGTCGAAGAGATTTCGCCGGAACAGAGCCGCTCCTACGGCGTGGTCGAGGGCCGCGAGTGGGCCGAGGGCGTGATCAAGGTCTCGGGCATCGTCGAAAAGCCCGCGCCGGAAGAAGCGCCGTCCAACCTCGGCGTGGTCGGCCGCTACATCCTGACCCCGCGCATCTTCGACCACCTGCGCGCACTGAAGCCCGGCGCCGGCGGCGAGTTCCAGCTGACCGATGCGATCCAGTCGCTGCTCAGCCAGGAACAGGTGCTGGCCTATCGCTACCACGGCACGCGCTATGACTGCGGCAGCAAGCTGGGCTACCTGAAGGCGACCGTCGAGTTCGCGCTGAAGCACCACGAGACCGGCGCGCATTTCCGCAGCTACCTCGAGCAGCGCGAGCCGCAGCTGCTGCACAGCCTGGCGGCCTGACGATCGCCGGCAACGCGCCCTCTCCG belongs to Cupriavidus taiwanensis and includes:
- a CDS encoding polysaccharide pyruvyl transferase family protein — protein: MKHVVICAVPYSDNLGDAVIAETLGHLIRQAVPDCRVSYLDIAGRTRLGENSLKKGRLMRLFSRLPGWARVPVLTAAIWLKYRRQWRARWQQQLADADMVVVGGGQLLCDVDLNFPLKLYLLARCLGKNARVALVSVGVAAGWSRLGRYLVSRFFALAAPQYVSVRDESSRRHIVGLGAGEACDVAIIPDPAILSSALYAEYGVEKRWDVGICVSDVESLHYNADLGAGSEQGGGLGMFVELVHKLRQGGQRVVLFTNGAEEDNLAAAAVSSRLGAEGLIGVDVRLPDTPAELASIIAGCHSMVGHRMHANIIAFSFGVPSVGIVWDTKVASFFKLSGRGDFAVRQSASADDVIERLACARSLGAAQFKRSARLGREITQGLAQLFSQKPAVPATPAPLKAAPSLEGTP
- a CDS encoding polysaccharide biosynthesis tyrosine autokinase, with translation MNQSTYLPVAAPAQSDEIAVVRYLDVLVSNRWLIAAIAFSILALGVAYAFLARPVYEANILVQVEDSQNSPNGLLGDVSSLFDVKTQATAEIEILRSRMVVGKAVDNLRLYIDAKPKYFPLVGPWIASQSKGLSEPGLFGMGGYAWGAEAIEVPTFDVPEMLQGETFVLVSLGDGRYRLEQGSLDKPIVGRVGEAIEAHHAVGEIRLLVTALKAKPGVAFNLVRQSRLKTLEQLQQQLNIAEKGKQSGVIGASLEGNDARLTAAILNEIGDEYVAQNINRKAAEAEKSLLFLNNLLPQLKGELERAEVKYNAMRNERGTFNLSEEGKAFLQESVTAETSLLELKQKRAELVTRFAPGHPSMQAVDKQIAALAAKAGTVAGRVKTLPNLEQDTVRLMRDVQVNNDLYVGMLNNMQQLKLVKAGKVGSVRLVDSSPVPEEPVKPKKALVIVLAAVLGVLAGAVVAFVRNALYGGITDPKDIEEHTGLNVYATVPQSEHQLTFSKDIQARKRGHYLLADRFPNEPSVESLRSLRTSLQFAMLDAPNNRVLLTGATAGVGKSFVSVNLAALMASGGKRVLLVDADMRKGYLNQYFGKDREPGLSDVLAGKLALEDVIHRDVVQGLDFIGTGTIPPNPAELMLKERMVRLLEDLSARYDMVMIDSPPVLAVADAAILAERCGTVFLVTRFAKSSIGEISECAKQLGQVKVSVKGVIFNGLDPNAFRYGYGSKYGRYRYAYYGYSQSEKA
- a CDS encoding low molecular weight protein-tyrosine-phosphatase encodes the protein MIKTVLVVCIGNICRSPMAQGLLRQALPEGEVVSAGLGALAGHAADPHAVDLMSRQGVDISGHRAQQLNPVLIRRADLILVMDGAQRQEIRRLHPATTGRVFRLGELDKFDVPDPYRQPRAAFENALQLIQRGVESWVPRIRALG
- a CDS encoding polysaccharide biosynthesis/export family protein, encoding MLKLSSSLRFGRAAMCLGIVPLLASCALAPGMRFDPQRPLDPEDPESVPKVTQITPALVRTLKAATPPVNAGVEALFGEPGPYTVGIGDILSIVVWDHPELVFPTQTYSIGAAYEIPSYSGAANIPGYVVSPAGTIQFPYAGVLKVLGQTPDQIRGQLSTQLKPVVTMPQVTVRVLAFRSKRVYLDGEVKTPGPQNIDDVPMTLVEALNRAGGINVLTGDNSRIRISREGKTYYVSLPGLLQQGIDPARILLRNGDIVRVEQREDSKVFVTGEVVRPTPVMPRNGRLTLSEAIGEAGGLNPNSANAKELYVIRKAADGQAEVFHLDGKSPVSFALAEAFELKPRDVVYVDAAGVVRWSRVINQLVPSGNFFTSTANAVK
- the galU gene encoding UTP--glucose-1-phosphate uridylyltransferase GalU, yielding MTSRVSKAVFPVAGLGTRFLPATKASPKEMLPVVDKPLIQYAVEEAMAAGITEMIFVTGRSKRAIEDHFDKAFELEVELEAKNKRALLDVVRSIKPANVECFYVRQSEALGLGHAVLCAAKLVGDAPFAVMLADDLIDGTPPVMKQMVDAYDHYNCSVLGVEEISPEQSRSYGVVEGREWAEGVIKVSGIVEKPAPEEAPSNLGVVGRYILTPRIFDHLRALKPGAGGEFQLTDAIQSLLSQEQVLAYRYHGTRYDCGSKLGYLKATVEFALKHHETGAHFRSYLEQREPQLLHSLAA